From the Acidilutibacter cellobiosedens genome, one window contains:
- a CDS encoding EscU/YscU/HrcU family type III secretion system export apparatus switch protein, translating into MKEKRKSAVALKYNKDNSVPIVVAKGRGHIAEKIIETAKENKVEIYEDEDVADSLMKLEMGMEIPQELYEAVAEIIAYIYNLNMYRGESHE; encoded by the coding sequence AAGCGCTGTAGCTTTAAAATATAATAAGGATAATTCAGTCCCTATAGTTGTTGCCAAGGGAAGAGGACATATTGCTGAAAAGATTATTGAAACAGCTAAAGAAAATAAAGTGGAAATATATGAAGATGAAGATGTAGCGGACAGTCTGATGAAATTGGAAATGGGAATGGAAATTCCTCAGGAGTTATATGAGGCTGTAGCTGAGATAATTGCTTATATATATAATTTAAACATGTATAGAGGAGAAAGTCATGAATAA
- a CDS encoding YraN family protein → MNNVKKGKRGEDLACNYLISEGYEIIERNFSVKTGEIDLIAIKDDVIIFIEVKSRSNCNYGYPYEAVNSHKRNKIINTSLHYMRIKNLTNYQMRFDIIEVYFNENDRINHIKNVFY, encoded by the coding sequence ATGAATAATGTAAAAAAAGGGAAAAGGGGAGAAGATTTAGCATGCAATTATCTCATTTCAGAGGGGTATGAAATAATTGAAAGAAATTTTTCCGTAAAAACGGGAGAAATTGATTTAATTGCGATAAAGGATGATGTAATTATTTTTATTGAAGTTAAATCTCGAAGCAACTGTAATTATGGATATCCTTATGAGGCGGTTAATTCTCATAAGAGAAACAAAATTATAAATACATCTTTGCATTATATGAGGATAAAAAATTTGACGAATTATCAAATGCGATTTGATATAATTGAAGTATATTTTAACGAAAATGACAGAATAAACCATATAAAAAATGTTTTCTATTAG
- a CDS encoding YifB family Mg chelatase-like AAA ATPase, whose amino-acid sequence MYSKTNTCVLQGLSGYIVEVEADLSRGLPLFNIVGLPDTSIKESKERVRTAIKNSGYVFPLSRITINLAPAVLKKEGSQLDLAIAVGILKAMEIIKEFDNHKHTAFIGELTLEGIVNKIEGALPMIISLREMGIKNVVLPYGNRDECSLINDINVFPVKSLKDTVEFLNNEKAIVPYKKKREELFHNEDEFDEDFSDIKGQEGLKRALEVAAAGAHNILIIGPPGSGKTMAAKRLPGILPKLSFDEAIEVTKIYSVAGLLKDNSLLMKRPFRAPHHTASPVSLIGGGRIPKPGEISLAHHGVLFLDELPEFHKNVLEVLRQPMEDGVVTISRANATLTYPAQFMLIGAMNLCPCGHYGDPYHPCNCSRISIDRYLNRISSPLLDRIDIHVEVLPVKYKDLIGKGKEESSLIIRERVNIARERQVKRYKDEKIYSNSMLSPKNIKKYCLLDKKAENIIKEAFKKFKFSARSYNKILKVSRTIADLDGKEFIEDNHILEAIQYRNLEQKYWR is encoded by the coding sequence ATGTACTCAAAAACAAACACATGTGTTCTTCAAGGGCTTTCAGGATACATCGTAGAAGTGGAAGCTGATTTGTCAAGGGGACTTCCCCTATTCAATATAGTCGGTCTTCCCGATACATCGATAAAAGAATCTAAGGAAAGAGTCCGGACCGCTATAAAAAATTCCGGATATGTATTTCCTTTAAGCAGAATAACGATTAATTTGGCTCCAGCAGTATTGAAAAAAGAAGGTTCTCAATTGGATCTGGCTATAGCAGTGGGGATACTTAAGGCTATGGAAATAATTAAGGAATTTGACAATCATAAACATACTGCTTTTATAGGGGAGTTGACATTAGAAGGAATAGTTAATAAAATTGAAGGAGCCCTTCCAATGATTATTTCCTTAAGAGAGATGGGGATAAAAAATGTAGTTCTGCCTTACGGCAACAGGGACGAATGTTCTTTGATAAATGATATCAATGTTTTTCCCGTTAAAAGCCTAAAGGATACAGTTGAATTTTTAAATAACGAAAAAGCCATAGTGCCCTATAAAAAGAAAAGGGAAGAACTTTTTCACAATGAAGATGAATTTGATGAAGACTTTAGCGATATTAAGGGCCAAGAAGGGCTTAAGAGGGCATTGGAGGTAGCTGCGGCGGGAGCACATAATATTCTTATAATCGGGCCTCCCGGTTCGGGTAAAACTATGGCAGCTAAAAGACTTCCCGGGATTTTACCGAAATTATCTTTTGACGAAGCTATAGAAGTTACCAAGATTTATAGTGTGGCAGGACTGCTGAAGGATAATTCGTTATTAATGAAAAGGCCTTTCAGGGCACCTCATCATACTGCGTCACCGGTTTCTTTAATTGGAGGAGGCAGAATACCTAAACCGGGAGAGATATCATTGGCCCATCACGGAGTTTTGTTTTTAGATGAATTGCCCGAGTTTCACAAGAACGTATTGGAAGTACTTCGGCAACCAATGGAGGATGGAGTAGTAACGATTTCAAGAGCAAATGCGACTCTTACATATCCTGCCCAGTTTATGCTTATAGGTGCTATGAACTTGTGTCCCTGCGGTCATTACGGAGATCCATATCACCCCTGTAATTGCAGCCGGATAAGTATTGACAGGTATTTAAATAGGATAAGCAGTCCGCTGCTTGATAGAATAGATATTCATGTGGAAGTGCTTCCCGTTAAATATAAGGATTTAATTGGGAAAGGAAAAGAAGAATCTTCGTTGATAATAAGGGAGAGAGTGAATATTGCAAGAGAACGTCAAGTCAAAAGGTATAAAGATGAAAAGATTTATAGTAATTCCATGTTATCTCCTAAGAATATAAAGAAATATTGCCTTTTAGACAAAAAGGCTGAAAATATAATTAAAGAAGCATTTAAAAAATTTAAATTTAGTGCCAGAAGTTATAATAAGATATTGAAAGTTTCGAGAACTATTGCTGACTTGGACGGAAAGGAATTTATAGAGGATAATCATATATTGGAGGCTATTCAGTATAGAAATTTGGAACAAAAATACTGGAGGTAA
- the dprA gene encoding DNA-processing protein DprA, with protein sequence MKNFSHKDILVWLNSLYMKNKTIEYLIEYFKDITLLWTAPAKEIMNMEGLKYEIKNKLISYRNEDYLEKILDKIKKLDVEIITVLDEDYPKRLRNIDDSPVLIYTKGKFKDEDHLSLAIVGSRKATSYGKWVSEKISGELAKIGVTIVSGLARGIDTEAHKGALKEGGRTIAVLGSGINEIYPKNNEKLFYEIENSGAVISEFPIDTKPFSHNFPQRNRIISGLSLGVIIVEAGERSGSLITANFAADQGREVFAVPGNINSIFSRGTNRLIKDGAKIVMDIDDILEEISELKEKVIKVSKKGEIDFSKLEENEAKILKCIVEKPVYCNDIVYMTGLDISTVNSVLTALQLKGMIRELGGKIFTLS encoded by the coding sequence ATGAAAAATTTTTCCCACAAGGATATTTTAGTCTGGTTGAATAGTTTGTACATGAAGAATAAGACAATTGAGTACTTGATTGAATATTTTAAAGATATAACGTTGTTATGGACTGCGCCTGCAAAAGAAATAATGAATATGGAAGGGTTAAAATATGAAATTAAGAACAAATTGATTTCTTACAGAAATGAAGATTATTTGGAAAAAATTTTGGATAAAATAAAAAAATTAGATGTGGAAATAATAACTGTCTTAGATGAAGACTATCCGAAAAGGTTAAGAAACATTGATGACAGTCCTGTTTTAATATATACTAAAGGAAAATTTAAAGATGAAGATCATTTGTCTTTAGCTATAGTCGGCTCAAGAAAAGCTACTTCCTATGGAAAATGGGTAAGTGAAAAAATTTCCGGAGAGTTAGCAAAAATTGGAGTGACAATAGTCAGCGGATTGGCAAGAGGGATAGATACGGAGGCTCATAAGGGAGCCTTAAAGGAAGGAGGAAGAACCATAGCGGTTCTCGGTTCCGGAATTAATGAAATATATCCCAAGAATAATGAAAAACTTTTTTATGAAATAGAAAATTCGGGAGCGGTAATCTCCGAGTTCCCCATAGATACTAAACCTTTCTCTCATAATTTTCCCCAGAGGAACAGAATAATCAGCGGTCTATCTTTGGGAGTAATAATAGTTGAAGCTGGTGAAAGGAGCGGTTCCTTAATTACGGCTAACTTTGCGGCAGATCAGGGAAGAGAAGTATTTGCGGTTCCCGGAAATATCAACAGCATTTTTAGCAGAGGAACTAACAGGTTGATTAAAGATGGAGCAAAAATTGTAATGGACATTGATGACATATTGGAAGAAATATCGGAGCTTAAAGAAAAAGTTATAAAGGTATCCAAAAAAGGAGAAATAGATTTTTCAAAGCTTGAGGAGAATGAAGCAAAAATTTTAAAATGTATAGTTGAAAAACCAGTTTATTGTAATGATATAGTATATATGACAGGATTGGATATTTCTACTGTTAACAGTGTCCTTACTGCACTGCAATTAAAGGGAATGATAAGAGAATTAGGAGGAAAGATTTTCACATTATCATAG
- the topA gene encoding type I DNA topoisomerase has product MQKNLVIVESPAKAKTIGKFLGKNYKVKASVGHVRDLPKSDLGVDIENNFEPKYITIRGKGPIIKELKDEAKKSDNIYLATDPDREGEAISWHLAHLLNIDEKEPVRIEFNEITKSAIQQSVKKPRPINIDLVDAQQARRILDRLVGYKISPLLWKKIRKGLSAGRVQSVAVKLICDREKEIKGFIPQEYWTIKAIFLKGKDSFEANFYGELKDGKERKLELKNKEETDNILKELKKDEFYVKEIKAGTKKRNPYPPYITSTLQQDATKKLGFSTKKAMIIAQQLYEGIEIKGEGFVGLITYMRTDSTRISEEAIKSADDYIVKEYGKEYSSGGRRFHKNSKEVQDAHESIRPTHILRTPNTIKDSLTADQYKLYKMIWNRFVSSQMSAALYNTLSVKINCGNYIFKAAGSILKFDGFLKLYESIDEKERDTNIPPLDEGERLNVKEILPNQHFTQPPAQYTEATLIKTMEELGIGRPSTYSPIISTILSREYVILERKYFKPTELGILVNDLMKEFFKDIINEEFTADMEEKLDKIAEGNYKWKKLVEDFYKEFKVSLDVAEKEMAEIEIKDEETDIKCEKCGRNMVIKHGRYGKFLACPGYPECKNTKPLVKEINVSCPLCGGKIVRRRSKKGRTFYGCSNFPNCNFLSWDEPINEKCPKCGSVLVQKKNKNGILIKCINKDCDYVRHENNK; this is encoded by the coding sequence TTGCAAAAGAATCTAGTGATAGTTGAATCTCCTGCAAAGGCAAAGACCATAGGAAAGTTTTTGGGGAAGAACTATAAGGTAAAGGCATCTGTAGGCCATGTCAGAGATCTGCCTAAAAGCGATCTGGGAGTTGATATTGAAAATAATTTTGAGCCTAAATATATAACTATCAGAGGGAAGGGGCCAATAATAAAAGAATTGAAAGATGAAGCCAAAAAATCCGACAATATCTATCTTGCGACGGACCCGGACAGAGAAGGAGAAGCTATATCGTGGCATCTGGCTCATTTACTTAATATAGATGAAAAAGAACCTGTTAGAATAGAATTTAATGAAATAACCAAATCGGCTATTCAGCAATCCGTCAAAAAGCCAAGACCTATTAATATAGACCTGGTTGATGCCCAGCAGGCAAGAAGGATATTGGATAGATTGGTAGGATATAAAATAAGTCCTCTTCTTTGGAAGAAGATAAGGAAAGGATTAAGTGCAGGAAGAGTTCAATCCGTAGCTGTAAAATTAATATGTGACAGAGAAAAGGAGATAAAGGGATTTATTCCTCAGGAATACTGGACAATTAAAGCGATATTTCTAAAGGGGAAGGATTCTTTTGAGGCAAATTTTTATGGAGAATTGAAAGACGGAAAGGAAAGAAAATTAGAGTTAAAGAACAAGGAAGAAACGGATAATATTCTAAAGGAATTGAAAAAAGACGAATTCTATGTAAAAGAAATCAAGGCTGGTACCAAAAAAAGAAATCCCTATCCTCCTTATATAACAAGTACCTTGCAGCAGGATGCAACTAAGAAACTGGGATTTTCCACTAAAAAAGCCATGATAATAGCTCAGCAATTGTATGAAGGAATTGAAATTAAAGGAGAAGGATTTGTAGGGCTTATAACTTATATGAGAACGGATTCCACAAGGATATCCGAAGAAGCTATTAAATCCGCTGATGATTATATTGTAAAGGAATATGGGAAAGAATATAGTTCGGGAGGAAGAAGATTCCATAAAAATTCAAAAGAGGTCCAGGATGCACATGAAAGCATAAGGCCTACACATATTTTGAGAACGCCCAACACTATTAAGGACTCCTTAACGGCTGACCAATATAAATTATATAAGATGATATGGAACAGATTTGTTTCAAGCCAGATGAGTGCGGCTTTATATAATACATTGTCCGTTAAGATAAATTGCGGTAACTATATATTTAAAGCTGCCGGATCTATATTAAAATTCGATGGTTTTTTAAAACTTTATGAAAGTATAGATGAGAAAGAAAGAGATACTAATATACCACCTTTAGATGAGGGAGAAAGGCTTAATGTTAAAGAAATTTTACCAAATCAGCATTTTACTCAACCTCCGGCTCAATATACGGAAGCAACTCTTATAAAGACTATGGAAGAATTAGGGATAGGAAGACCGAGTACATATTCTCCCATAATAAGTACTATATTAAGCAGGGAATATGTAATACTTGAGAGAAAATATTTTAAGCCTACGGAACTTGGAATACTTGTTAATGATTTAATGAAAGAGTTCTTTAAAGACATAATTAATGAGGAATTTACTGCCGATATGGAAGAAAAGCTGGATAAAATAGCAGAAGGAAATTATAAATGGAAGAAGCTTGTAGAGGATTTTTATAAAGAATTTAAAGTATCTTTGGATGTAGCGGAAAAGGAAATGGCTGAAATTGAAATTAAAGATGAGGAAACGGATATTAAATGTGAAAAATGCGGGAGAAATATGGTTATAAAACATGGAAGATACGGAAAATTTTTAGCTTGTCCCGGGTATCCCGAATGTAAAAATACAAAGCCTTTGGTTAAGGAAATAAATGTTTCCTGTCCTCTTTGCGGAGGGAAAATAGTGAGGAGAAGATCCAAAAAAGGGAGAACTTTTTATGGCTGCAGCAACTTTCCCAATTGTAATTTTTTATCTTGGGATGAACCGATAAACGAAAAATGTCCTAAATGCGGGAGTGTGCTTGTACAGAAAAAAAATAAAAATGGAATTTTAATAAAATGCATAAATAAAGACTGTGATTATGTTCGTCATGAAAACAATAAATAA
- the hslV gene encoding ATP-dependent protease subunit HslV, with the protein MLRGTTIIAIRKNGKIAIAGDGQVTAGEHTIMKSTAKKVRKIYNNKVVIGFAGSVADAMTLAEMLEEKLEQYGGNLLRAAVELAKEWRRDKVLRKLEAMLIAGDNENLLIVSGSGEVIEPDDGIASIGSGGNYALAAGKALLKHTEMDIEDIVKESLQIASTICVYTNDNISVEVL; encoded by the coding sequence ATGCTTAGAGGAACTACTATCATAGCAATACGAAAAAATGGGAAAATAGCTATAGCTGGTGATGGACAAGTGACAGCAGGTGAACATACCATAATGAAAAGTACCGCAAAAAAGGTTAGAAAGATATATAATAATAAAGTGGTTATTGGGTTTGCAGGATCTGTTGCAGATGCTATGACCTTAGCTGAAATGTTGGAAGAAAAGTTGGAACAGTATGGAGGGAATCTGTTAAGAGCTGCCGTAGAGTTGGCAAAGGAATGGAGAAGGGATAAGGTATTAAGAAAACTTGAAGCCATGCTTATAGCGGGAGATAATGAAAATCTTCTGATTGTTTCTGGAAGCGGAGAAGTTATTGAACCTGATGATGGAATTGCAAGTATTGGTTCAGGAGGGAATTATGCTTTGGCGGCTGGAAAGGCTTTACTGAAACATACTGAAATGGACATTGAAGACATAGTCAAAGAATCTCTACAAATTGCATCCACCATATGTGTTTACACTAACGATAATATATCCGTTGAAGTTCTTTAA
- the hslU gene encoding ATP-dependent protease ATPase subunit HslU, with protein sequence MAELTPKEIVEELDKYIIGQEKAKKAVAIALRSRYRRNLLDEEFRNEVKPKNILMIGPTGVGKTEIARRLAKLVDSPFIKAEATKFTEVGYVGRDVDSLIRDLVEEAIRIIKNKKIEQVYDKGKILADEKIVELLIPSRRRKGSNINPLNIIFGNTEEKEGSEGKSDNEEDNNIQIRRNEVREKLRNGELDDKIIEIEVEESPNSSIGFFSGLGMEELNINMNDVFGDLVPKKTKKRKVTIKEARKIIGSQEAQKLIDMDEVIDSGIKSAQENGIIFIDEIDKIAGKGYDSGPDVSREGVQRDILPIIEGSTVVTKYGPVKTDHILFIAAGAFHVSKVSDLIPELQGRFPIRVELESLTEKNFEEILTAPKNALTKQYELLFKTEGIDLSFTDGALKEIARVAFISNEQFENIGARRLYTVLEKLLEDISFDAPDIKEKKIVIDKRYVKEKLINEIQEKDVSKYIL encoded by the coding sequence ATGGCAGAGTTAACGCCTAAGGAAATAGTGGAAGAATTAGATAAGTATATTATAGGGCAAGAGAAGGCGAAAAAAGCCGTAGCTATAGCCTTGAGAAGCAGATATAGAAGAAATTTGCTCGATGAGGAATTTAGAAATGAAGTTAAGCCTAAAAACATTTTGATGATTGGTCCTACGGGAGTGGGAAAGACCGAAATTGCCAGAAGGCTTGCTAAATTGGTTGATTCTCCCTTTATTAAGGCTGAAGCAACGAAATTTACCGAAGTAGGGTATGTGGGAAGAGATGTTGATTCTCTGATAAGAGATTTAGTGGAAGAAGCTATTAGAATAATCAAGAATAAAAAAATTGAACAAGTTTATGATAAAGGAAAAATTTTAGCTGATGAAAAAATAGTTGAATTATTAATTCCTTCCAGGAGAAGAAAGGGAAGCAATATTAATCCTTTGAATATAATATTCGGCAATACTGAAGAAAAAGAAGGTAGCGAAGGTAAGAGCGATAATGAAGAGGATAATAATATACAAATCAGAAGAAATGAAGTCAGGGAAAAGTTAAGAAATGGGGAGTTAGATGATAAAATAATAGAAATTGAAGTAGAGGAGAGTCCTAATTCGTCCATTGGATTTTTTAGCGGACTTGGAATGGAAGAGTTAAATATAAATATGAATGATGTATTTGGAGATTTGGTTCCAAAGAAAACTAAGAAAAGAAAGGTTACTATTAAAGAAGCAAGAAAGATTATAGGGTCTCAGGAAGCGCAGAAATTGATAGATATGGACGAAGTTATTGATTCCGGGATAAAAAGTGCTCAGGAGAATGGCATAATATTTATTGATGAAATTGACAAAATTGCAGGAAAGGGATATGATTCCGGTCCCGATGTGTCGAGGGAGGGAGTCCAGAGGGATATACTCCCTATTATAGAGGGAAGTACTGTTGTTACTAAGTATGGCCCCGTCAAGACCGATCATATTTTGTTTATTGCAGCAGGAGCATTTCATGTATCCAAGGTAAGTGATTTGATTCCTGAACTTCAGGGAAGATTTCCTATTAGAGTAGAATTGGAAAGTTTGACTGAAAAGAATTTTGAAGAAATATTGACCGCTCCTAAAAATGCCTTGACGAAACAATATGAATTGCTTTTTAAAACAGAAGGGATAGATTTGTCATTTACGGACGGTGCGTTGAAGGAAATCGCAAGGGTCGCCTTTATATCCAATGAACAATTTGAAAATATCGGAGCAAGAAGACTATATACGGTTTTAGAGAAATTACTTGAGGATATATCTTTTGACGCCCCGGATATAAAGGAAAAAAAGATAGTAATAGACAAAAGATATGTGAAGGAAAAACTTATAAATGAGATACAAGAAAAAGACGTATCAAAGTATATATTATGA
- the codY gene encoding GTP-sensing pleiotropic transcriptional regulator CodY encodes MSESLLQKTRRLNKSIQNSGSKPVSFPELSKILSDILDANVYIASRKGRVLGYELISGYDCDIIENEVVKGKKFPDKYNDDLLRVVETKENVKEISECVFDQVSKCNYPDKIVTIIPINSGGVRLGTLVLSRYGKEFTEDDLVLGEYSATVVGTEILRSKNDEVEEEARKQAVVQMAIGTLSYSELEAVEHIFNELDGDEGLLVASKIADRVGITRSVIVNALRKFESAGVIESRSLGMKGTHIKILNDKLIEELKKVTQ; translated from the coding sequence ATGAGTGAAAGTTTATTGCAAAAAACCAGAAGATTGAATAAATCCATACAGAATTCAGGGTCTAAGCCAGTATCATTTCCGGAGTTGAGCAAGATATTGAGTGATATATTGGATGCGAATGTATATATAGCCAGCAGGAAGGGAAGAGTGTTAGGATATGAGCTGATTTCCGGATATGACTGTGATATAATTGAAAACGAAGTGGTAAAAGGTAAAAAATTTCCGGATAAGTATAACGATGACTTATTGAGAGTAGTAGAAACTAAAGAGAATGTTAAAGAAATTTCGGAATGTGTTTTTGACCAAGTATCCAAGTGTAATTATCCGGATAAAATAGTTACAATTATTCCTATTAACAGCGGTGGAGTAAGGCTCGGAACGTTGGTGCTATCAAGATACGGGAAAGAGTTTACAGAGGATGATCTGGTACTGGGAGAATACAGTGCTACAGTTGTGGGAACGGAGATATTAAGATCCAAAAATGACGAAGTAGAAGAAGAAGCAAGAAAGCAAGCAGTTGTACAGATGGCAATCGGAACTTTGTCATATTCGGAACTTGAGGCCGTAGAACATATATTTAATGAATTAGATGGAGATGAGGGCCTTCTTGTAGCAAGTAAAATTGCGGATAGAGTAGGGATTACCCGTTCCGTAATAGTTAATGCACTAAGGAAATTTGAAAGTGCAGGGGTAATTGAATCGAGATCCCTTGGAATGAAAGGTACTCATATAAAAATATTAAATGACAAATTAATAGAAGAATTAAAAAAAGTAACACAATAG
- the flgB gene encoding flagellar basal body rod protein FlgB, translating to MLEKLFSNSDYLKTALDGSWLRNKAITQNIANSSTPNYKRVDVDFQTCLKNASENYKKMKLTTTDEKHIPYNGYTREGEGVKVYRDEDTSYRFDGNNVNIDTEEAELSKNEILYSNLLDQISDEYTKIKKVISEGSKY from the coding sequence GTGTTAGAAAAATTATTTTCAAATTCAGATTATTTAAAGACGGCATTGGATGGATCTTGGTTAAGAAATAAGGCGATAACTCAAAATATTGCCAACAGTAGTACTCCGAATTATAAAAGGGTGGATGTGGATTTTCAAACTTGTTTGAAAAATGCTTCCGAAAATTATAAAAAGATGAAACTTACAACTACGGATGAAAAACATATACCCTATAACGGATACACAAGAGAAGGCGAAGGCGTAAAAGTATACAGGGATGAAGATACATCATATCGTTTTGACGGCAATAACGTAAATATTGATACAGAAGAAGCGGAGTTATCGAAGAATGAGATACTGTATAGCAATTTACTTGATCAAATAAGTGATGAATATACAAAAATAAAAAAAGTAATAAGCGAAGGGAGTAAATACTAA
- the flgC gene encoding flagellar basal body rod protein FlgC encodes MGVFDSINVSASALTAQKTRIDVITKNIANAETTQAAGGMPYRRQMAVFKEIRNTPFSEYLSKFSDEKAENSDGGVKISKIVEDTTPFKLVYDPGNPEADEDGYVKMPNVEVINEMVDMIDAQRAYEANITAMNSTKTMLMKALEIGKE; translated from the coding sequence ATGGGAGTGTTTGATTCGATCAATGTTAGTGCATCAGCGTTAACCGCACAAAAAACAAGAATAGATGTAATAACAAAGAATATTGCCAATGCCGAAACTACTCAAGCGGCAGGCGGCATGCCTTACAGGAGGCAGATGGCGGTATTTAAGGAAATAAGAAATACTCCGTTTTCAGAATATCTTTCGAAATTTAGTGATGAAAAAGCAGAAAACAGCGACGGAGGAGTTAAAATAAGTAAGATTGTGGAAGATACAACCCCGTTTAAACTCGTTTATGATCCGGGAAACCCGGAGGCGGATGAAGATGGATATGTGAAGATGCCGAATGTGGAAGTCATAAATGAAATGGTAGATATGATAGATGCCCAAAGAGCTTATGAAGCAAATATTACTGCGATGAATTCCACTAAAACAATGTTGATGAAAGCATTGGAAATCGGGAAAGAATAG
- the fliE gene encoding flagellar hook-basal body complex protein FliE has protein sequence MGVNSIDLINNTFLNNTDEVNDSKNDNKDISFGDYLKDALDKVNDLQVQSEEYKKLSATGELDNLHDVSIAAEKAGTALDLLLSVRNKVVEAYKEIMRIQI, from the coding sequence ATGGGAGTAAATTCGATTGATTTAATTAATAATACGTTTCTTAATAATACTGATGAAGTAAATGACAGTAAAAATGATAATAAAGATATTTCCTTTGGAGATTATTTAAAAGATGCTTTGGATAAAGTCAATGATTTACAAGTTCAATCAGAAGAATATAAGAAATTATCGGCCACAGGAGAGTTGGATAACCTTCATGATGTATCCATTGCAGCCGAAAAAGCAGGAACAGCTTTGGATTTACTTTTAAGTGTCAGAAATAAAGTAGTAGAGGCATATAAGGAAATCATGAGGATTCAAATATAA